One window of Cervus elaphus chromosome 6, mCerEla1.1, whole genome shotgun sequence genomic DNA carries:
- the TMEM150C gene encoding transmembrane protein 150C, with product MDGKKCSVWMFLPLVFTLFTSAGLWIVYFIAVEDDKIFPLNSAERKPGVKHAPYISIAGDEPPASCVFSQVMNMAAFLALVVAVLRFIQLKPKVLNPWLNISGLVALCLASFGMTLLGNFQLTNDEEIHNVGTSLTFGFGTLTCWIQAALTLKVNIKNEGRKVGIPRVILSASITLCVVLYFILMAQGIHMYAARVQWGLVMCFLSYFGTFAVEFRHYRYEIVCSEYQENFLSFSESLSEASEYQTDQV from the exons ATGGATGGGAAGAAATGCAGTGTATGGATGTTTTTACCTCTTGTTTTTACCTTGTTTACATCTGCTGGATTGTGGATAGT ATACTTTATAGCTGTGGAAGATGACAAAATTTTCCCATTAAATTCAGCTGAAAG GAAACCTGGCGTGAAGCATGCACCATATATAAG taTTGCAGGTGATGAACCTCCTGCAAGCTGTGTGTTTAGTCAAGTTATGAACATGGCAGCATTCCTAG CTCTTGTGGTAGCTGTTCTGCGCTTCATACAACTGAAACCAAAGGTTTTAAATCCGTGGCTGAATATTAGTGGCTTGGTGGCTCTCTGTCTGGCTTCCTTTGGAATGACCTTACTTGGTAATTTTCAG CTCACAAATGATGAAGAAATCCATAATGTCGGAACTTCCTTGACTTTTGGATTTGGCACGTTGACCTGCTGGATTCAGGCGGCGCTGACACTCAAAGTCAACATCAAGAATGAAGGACGGAAGGTTGGAATTCCACGAGTTATTCTCTCAGCGTCCATCACTCTCTGCGTGGTCCTCT ACTTCATCCTCATGGCACAAGGCATCCACATGTACGCCGCCAGGGTCCAGTGGGGTCTGGTCATGTGCTTCCTGTCTTACTTTGGCACCTTTGCCGTGGAGTTCCGGCATTATCGCTACGAGATTGTTTGCTCCGAATACCAGGAGAACTTCCTAAGCTTCTCAGAAAGCCTGTCTGAAGCTTCCGAGTATCAAACCGACCAGGTGTAA